In Salvelinus namaycush isolate Seneca unplaced genomic scaffold, SaNama_1.0 Scaffold862, whole genome shotgun sequence, the sequence gcacacaaacatatacagttggcattgctgttgtgattttagttgtccttgatgtcctttgttttacatgtattattttgttttattattttcttgcgttgttgtttgctgttttcttctgtcttttccttgttttctcttggttgttggtgcattggggggttcttggagttggggaatggaattaattgtattttttatttttcttcttcttgggtgggggctgtgggaggggtctcgaatggttgagggacagctattggggaactgtggggggatcttggagggttcgggttcacgttttttggcctggtggtagatcggtcaacgtgccattgagcagggcattgaccctggatgcttctgtgtgtcactctgaattggaatctgttggatgactggtatgatgtagttgttgagcggcttcaccgcaagtatattgtatgtttcgaatattcaataaataaaataaaataaaaacatatcaACTCCTTCCACCTCGACACACTCAACCCTCTCCAATTCGTCCACCACGCTGACAGATCCACGGaccatgcaatcgccattgcactgcacactgccctcacccacctggacaaaaggaatgcacatgtgaggatgctgttcatcgactacagctcagccttcaatacCCCAGTGTCCTTGAAGCTCACTGCAAAGCTCACGGCCCTGGGACTGAACTTAggtcttggacttcctgatgggctgcccccaggagGTAAATGTAGGCAACGTTACCTCCTCGACACCgattctcaacacgggggccccacaatggtgcgtcctcagtcccctcttgtactctctgtatacccatgactgcgtggcctcacacagtaccaactccatcatcaagtttgctgacgacacgacagtagtaggcctgattgcCAACAATGATGAAAAGGCCGACAaggaggtaggcactctgacggcgtggtgccaggtaaacaaccactccctcaacgtcagcaacaACAAAAGAGCTGGGGGTTTGGTCGTGATTGACCTGAACAATTTTTCCAGAGGGGAGTCTTTGGAAGAGGGGGAGACCAGGGTAGAATGGAACAGCAATGATCTTTCCTGCACATTGACCTTTCCCTAGAGTCGTGCAGGACCTTAACGGAGGGCAGGTGGCAGCTGATAACCCTCTCAGCAGACCGGATAATCCTTTGCAGTTTGCCCTTGGACCGGGCAAACGTATTCCCTAACCAGACAGTGATCGAGGATGTGAGGCCGGAATCTAttgctgtgtttacacaggcagcccaattctgatcttttttcccactaattagtcttttgaccaatcacatcagatcttttcaaatcAGATCtctttcagagctgatctgatggTTAAAAGACCAAAGaatgaaaaaaagatcagaattgggctgcctgtgtagaaCCGTATCAGTATTGTCTCTGAGAGCTTAATAGCGATAGTCATAAGTAAAGACGTGCAGGTAGAGGATCTGACACACCAAGCTTATTCTGTAGATAATGTATTAGAAATTATAAAGCTTTCTCATTTCCTATATTGCCTTAGCAAGGCTTTTACAATACACCAGGTATAATTGAATAGGTAAGTCTAATATTGTTGTTCCTCCTTTCCTTATATACTTTATTCTGTTTTATCCTTGGCTACTGTTTATGTTACCCCTGCCAGTACTTTATTTTGTTCCAAATAAAACCACTTGAAAACACCACACAGCCCGTTGAGAGCTACAGTACCTAGGTGGCGCCTAATTGAACAACAATGTAACTAAATGTATGAAAGCTATGTTACTCACAGAGCTGTGTTGGATAGTAATGTTCTTTAATTCTCTTTGGGATCCAATTAGTCATTCTAATTAGGTAAATACGTATGTAAAGTGTTTTAGTATTCAGGAACAagcactcaacacacacacacgttttaccCTGGTTGAGAAGGACGGAATGGAGTGTGTTTCTGATTGAACAGACAAACACCTAAAAGCTGAAAGCTCTGTCCTCCAACCAAGGGCCTTCCTTTTAACTACAATATATATTTTACTATACACCATCCTGTTTCATTGATAACTGTCAGATATCAAATGCTATTAAGATATAcaggtactgtacagtacatataaaatcaaatgttattgatcacatacacatggttagcagttgttattgtgagtgtagcgaaatgcttgtggtgtagcgaaatacttgtctGGTCTGGTATGACGTCAATTATGATTTCACACATATTGATATGCTACAGTTACTGGCTGATAAGGTATCATAAACTAAAGCCACTGGATACAATTGTATTATAAGATAAGAGTCAGTAACCATGTATTCATTGTCTTACAGAGAAAGATCATTGAGTTTACTGGAGCAACAATATCCAGCTCTTTTCTCTGTGAGATGTAGTGAGTCAGTAACCATGTTTTGTGAGAGCTACTGTACAGTAGCACGACAGCGTCAGTCTTCATTCAGTTCATTGAGTTCAATTATCTGAATCACCTTttacctacagtactgaataACAGACATACTGTATCGTTTAGACAGCAACAGGCTTTCATTCATGTTTTCCATGGCCCTTTCATTGCAGCTGACACACGGACACAATTAGCTGTCATTTCCCCCCTTTTTAGCTCCACCTGCTCCAGTTATAAATggatacgagagagagagagagagaatgatcagCGACATTCTATTCATTTATTCTTATTGATACTGATCTGCATTTCATAGTCATGATGAATCACAGTGATTTGGTAGACTTGCCTTTACAAAAATGTACAATGATTTAATAAGAAAACAGTTATTCCTGTAATGTCCCATTATAAATTCTTGCATCATCCCAATCGTTTTTTTTGTATCATATTAACTTCTAAAGTGCTGGCTTTgttccaatcaatcaatcaaatcaatataAAAAGTCTTACATACTGTGTGATATATTATGTATATTGATTACATGGCTAACCCCCCTCAGGGGGGTATGTTTAGCtttttccctagcactacacagctgattcaaataatcaaagcaaGATAATGTGGAAAACCCTTCTCTAAGTCTCATTTGCACACTCTCTCACTGTCTTCTCTTTTGCTAtcctctgttcatctctctctccctccctctctctctctctcatcctttccacatctcctcacatccctctctccagaAACAGTTGTTCCCGGtactctctccacctcctcaccCCTGTGTATCCCTCACAGAACTCCCTCACCCCCTCCCATAGTGACTTATTCAGATACACATGAACCATCACCCTCCccttcacctccctcctctccctcactttctctAAATGGCCGGCAAGTGCCCTCTTTGCTGAAACTAGATCAGTTCCAAACATATCGATATTGAATCTCAGCGATCCTCCCTTGTACGGGATTGGATAAGGCGGAGTGTAAAAGCTGAGGAAGGAAGGTCTTTCCGGCTTGTCGGCCAACCAGGTGAGGTTTCGCCTTGCTAAGATCTCAAGGTTTCCTTCGATTGGTTGTAAGGGCTGCCAGTCTTGGATAATGGCACCACCAGGAAGTTGAACCCTGGAGGGGAGTTCAGGATCAAGGAGGATGTTCTTCAGGTGTTGCTCATCCTCTATCAGAACCATTTGAGGGACGGACCCACCTGGCTCACTTCCTGTGGTGGAATGTAGTTTGTTCCTCAGGTGTGAGACGAAACCCTCGAAACTGTCGGCCTCCCCGATGAATGAGAGAgcagcctagagagagagagaaagacagagggagattgagaggggatggggtggagagagaggggggagggagataatgagggagtgggagagagaaatgaagagagagaaagaaaaagagtggGTGAAAACAGTACAGAGCAAACATATAGACGAGGGGGATGAAGCGGAGGTAGATGtaaaaagaagaaaaagaggGGTGGTTTGACACCTGAATTACGAGTCCATTGTGGTGTTTTCCCCCTTGTGAAAGGTGCAgcaatagtttgtgtgtgtgtgtgtgtatctgtgtgtgcgcGCAAGTCTCTTAGCAATACAAGCACAGCCTATCCCTAACAAGCTCCCTCAGAAACTCAATGAATAAATCATCCATTCAACTTTATTGGCTgaggtcaaaagtagagcactatatggaacaggttccatttgggacgcaccctttGACTCAGTTAAATTAGATATAACCGGTCTCCATGTGGTCCTCAATTGGACTACTGCCGCAATAAACCAGTCTAAGTGTTTCCAttagtacacagcactgtttcgtATTGTATTCACCACACCAGTACCCATGACACaggcttgcatcccaaatggcaccctattcgcgCTGTAGTGCACTGGAGCcatatgggccttggtcaaaagtagtgcactatataggggatagggtgccatttaggacagacACACATGCTGTTTCTTCCTTTAGTCAGGTGTTCTTTGAAAGGCAGTTGTATAGAGCACCACACGCCACACGCTGAGACAGACTTTTAACCACTCTGTGTTTCCAGTTATAAGATACTGACAAGATAAGAAATAGGAAATGCAGACAGTCTGTCTGGACATTTGCCTTTCAAATGGCTTTGACACAGAAGTAAAAATTCCAAAAATAAAATTCGTAGAAATACAATGTACAGAATTGCTGACTATTTCAACCACTTTTATTACTAGAATAATATTGTCATTGATAAGCTGAGTCAGAATTTAGAAATTGAACCAGGATGTGAACATGAAGATAGAGTTTGGGTtgtggttgaggttagggtaaggtttgaatcgggatgtggacatgaagctatagGATAAGGTTTAAGAGGGTTTCTGTTTGTGCTGATATAAAAACGTGGGTTGCACGGGCCTATTGCAACTTCCTCCTCGGTCTGCATATGTATATGGAAATTCAgtctggagagggtgggggaacatggggcggtaaatcagtctggtctggagagggagggggaacatggggcggtaaatcagtctggtctggagagggtgggggaacatggggcggtaaatcagtctggtctggagagggtgggggaacatggggcggtaaatcagtctggtctggagagggagggggaacatggggcggtaaatcagtctggtctggagagggtgggggaacatggggcggtgaatcagtctggtctggagagggtgggggaacatggggcggtaaatcagtctggtctggagagggtgggggaacatggggcggtaaatcagtctggtctggagagggtgggggaacatggggcggtgaatcagtctggtctggagagggtgggggaacatggggcggtaaatcagtctggtctggagagggtgggggaacatggggcggtaaatcagtctggtctggagagggtgggggaacatggggcggtaaatcagtctggtctggagagggtgggggaacatggggcggtaaatcagtctggtctggagagggtgggggaacatggggtaagtttttattcaacactactACAAAACATAAAACGCGCTTCTTTCTACGTCCACTTGCgttgcagctgcaatgaatgagtagccaaaTGTATCGATAGCCCTGccttttcattattattattagcccGTCgtgtgcgactcgagtttcgccatcaggtggaagactgtgtcctctctctctggtcagtctcaccagaggaaaggaaggagagagtagagaccGTGAGAGGTGGacccctctgctgctctctctctctccctccgctgataCTAATGCCGTGTTCAAAAAAACTGGGAACTCAGAAGTCGGTAATCtttgacttccgacttcagtgcattcaagacaactgggaactggatTAGACCGGGATAAATCGTTTTGAACGGTTATACAACTCGTAAACTCTAACCAAGTTCCCAGTTATCTTGAAAGCAacatgaccatcagatgcagttATTATCAGTCCAGTCAAATTAAAAAGCAAATTAACAAATTATTCAAATTTTTGCCCAGCTGTGCCTTGCAAGTGTTACAcaaactgatctattttgttatcaaaactcgagttttgaaatataatatagccaatatgctgtgatactgtattaggcctacttcacaaacctcattcctacagaactgtttttatttGGTTAATGTTacattttcatgtttttttttcccCGGAGTGGGAAATCTGCGatttgatcttgactcagaaaaggttggtgaccactgggtTAGGGGGAAAATCAAGCAATCTGTTCTGTGGCtgaattcaagtattttttgttgtGTTATTAAACTATGTAACCCTTGTGTTGCATAGTTTGTAACGAGAGCCCACGAGTTCTGTTAATAACAGTTCTGTTATTGACAGCGCCCCCTTTCAACCTATCACAAGACCAAAAAACGGATCTCCCTTCCTCACCTTACGACTCTGAATGGCCCTGAGGAGGTCAGGAGATAGAAGACAGATGCCTTTGGCAAGTCAGC encodes:
- the LOC120043090 gene encoding probable N-acetyltransferase 16, producing MAGSCVGESDGLTFWVAEQKDYDDVMSISVNIYGGNDYLPHRYAGWMTEPDRVVILGRRDRQIGQCVALESGLIVDEGCTVVVEGLRVCPSERGRGVARVIQRFADQYIQQLYPSVRTKRLTKVDDPSAGPTQALSKFTELGRRAALSFIGEADSFEGFVSHLRNKLHSTTGSEPGGSVPQMVLIEDEQHLKNILLDPELPSRVQLPGGAIIQDWQPLQPIEGNLEILARRNLTWLADKPERPSFLSFYTPPYPIPYKGGSLRFNIDMFGTDLVSAKRALAGHLEKVRERREVKGRVMVHVYLNKSLWEGVREFCEGYTGVRRWREYREQLFLERGM